In Nitrospira sp., the following are encoded in one genomic region:
- a CDS encoding acyl-CoA desaturase, with the protein MSDVPTSSPTKTQDIWYSFLRWFDSWAGLEHTKVEGPPKVDWVRSVPFIAVHLMCLGVLWVGWSWTAVAVAVAFYYIRMFAITGWYHRYFSHRTFKTSRTVQFLFALLGSSCAQRGPLWWAGHHRHHHIASDTPEDVHSPRHGGFLWSHMGWVMSQTFYAPRLKGIADFAKFPELRFLDRFDVLVPTITGFGMFGFGKLLEAYAPELGTNGPQMLIWGFFISTVALFHGTCTINSLSHVYGSQRYETGDDSRNNFFLALITMGEGWHNNHHYYPASTRQGFYWWEIDMSYYCLKGLEWLGLVWDIRGVPVYVREGKTKQDSDRSVLKKKIEAAVRAAELPAPQPQLELTPP; encoded by the coding sequence ATGTCCGACGTGCCAACGAGTAGCCCGACCAAAACCCAGGATATCTGGTATTCATTTCTTCGTTGGTTTGACTCCTGGGCCGGCCTCGAACACACGAAAGTGGAAGGGCCTCCCAAGGTCGACTGGGTTCGGAGTGTCCCCTTTATTGCCGTGCATCTGATGTGTTTGGGGGTGTTGTGGGTAGGATGGAGTTGGACCGCGGTCGCCGTCGCGGTCGCCTTTTATTACATCCGCATGTTTGCGATCACCGGCTGGTACCATCGCTATTTTTCACATCGCACGTTCAAGACCTCGCGCACCGTCCAATTTCTCTTTGCGCTCTTAGGCAGCTCCTGCGCTCAACGTGGTCCCTTATGGTGGGCTGGGCATCATCGTCATCACCACATCGCATCCGATACGCCGGAGGATGTGCACTCTCCGCGTCATGGGGGGTTTCTCTGGTCGCACATGGGCTGGGTGATGTCGCAAACCTTTTATGCGCCGCGCCTCAAAGGGATTGCCGACTTCGCCAAGTTTCCCGAGCTGCGGTTTCTCGACCGATTTGATGTCCTCGTTCCCACCATTACCGGCTTCGGAATGTTCGGATTCGGCAAGCTGCTGGAGGCCTATGCACCAGAGCTCGGCACCAACGGCCCCCAGATGCTGATCTGGGGATTTTTCATCTCGACCGTCGCGCTGTTTCATGGCACCTGCACCATCAATTCCTTGTCCCACGTCTATGGCTCGCAACGGTACGAGACCGGGGACGACAGCCGAAACAACTTCTTTCTGGCCCTGATTACCATGGGAGAAGGCTGGCACAATAACCACCACTATTATCCAGCCTCGACAAGACAAGGCTTCTATTGGTGGGAAATCGATATGAGCTACTATTGCCTGAAAGGGCTGGAATGGTTGGGGCTTGTCTGGGATATCCGCGGTGTCCCGGTATATGTGCGCGAGGGCAAAACCAAGCAGGATTCAGACCGCAGCGTACTCAAGAAGAAGATTGAAGCAGCTGTAAGAGCAGCGGAACTTCCAGCGCCTCAGCCGCAACTTGAACTGACCCCTCCTTAG
- a CDS encoding type II toxin-antitoxin system HicB family antitoxin, translating to MLTLTLEYWEGEDGWYVGQLREVPGVMSQGRSLDELQQNIREAYELLIEESRSRQHHSPSFTIPISIPA from the coding sequence ATGTTAACGCTCACCTTGGAATATTGGGAAGGTGAAGATGGATGGTACGTTGGACAGTTACGTGAAGTTCCTGGTGTGATGAGCCAAGGCCGTTCGCTTGACGAACTGCAGCAGAATATTCGAGAAGCGTACGAACTGCTCATTGAAGAGAGTCGCTCTCGTCAGCACCATTCGCCGTCCTTCACCATTCCGATCTCCATTCCGGCCTGA
- a CDS encoding DUF4062 domain-containing protein encodes MAFEQRNLKVFLSSSMGEFRDQRAAIKQELNSLEVESYVFETEGASDQSPAERFQAAVRGASVYIGVFGRICGKYTREEYEMARAQGIACHLYVQHLRDEERSEELKDFVKSLSGVSNVPTIYHFQSTDELVRQIKRDLWKWLERLVGRASSDRDQVDLKENLPILCNRDPQEVHFESEVVSYFQVRSTRPILLILPGHVRERHGFYLDRIKFWSLDEYLTKAGIRGEKKVLRFRKSPCAMATSVHLQREILGLLRGQETGDDGVILAHIKQARLKALLIEIQVLTSECGGNPAKPLQLIGDYLAAFPDTKESVLVGVVVSLAEDGKQGLWKRWLGSDLFEKTIQEIEERYRDGSKLLVEVLPRLTSPKVADVRRWLEHDLVRPSAKRVGEAEIEAIFQGRDSLPMDDLYTKLTDLLEKQRR; translated from the coding sequence ATGGCATTCGAACAAAGAAACTTGAAAGTGTTCTTGAGCTCCAGCATGGGAGAATTTCGTGATCAGCGAGCCGCGATTAAACAGGAGCTGAACTCTCTTGAAGTTGAAAGTTATGTGTTTGAGACAGAGGGTGCCTCTGATCAATCACCAGCAGAAAGATTCCAAGCGGCGGTCCGTGGGGCCAGTGTGTACATCGGTGTGTTTGGAAGGATCTGTGGAAAGTATACAAGGGAAGAGTATGAAATGGCACGGGCACAGGGGATTGCCTGTCACCTGTATGTTCAACACCTACGTGATGAAGAACGAAGCGAGGAGCTGAAGGACTTTGTGAAAAGCCTGAGCGGGGTTTCGAATGTGCCAACCATATACCATTTCCAATCTACTGACGAGTTGGTACGGCAAATCAAGCGCGACCTTTGGAAGTGGTTGGAACGGCTGGTAGGCCGAGCAAGCTCGGATAGAGACCAAGTTGACTTGAAGGAAAATTTACCTATTTTGTGCAACCGAGACCCTCAAGAAGTCCATTTTGAGTCGGAGGTCGTCTCTTATTTTCAGGTGCGATCGACACGGCCGATCTTGTTGATCTTGCCGGGGCACGTGCGAGAAAGGCATGGCTTCTATCTGGATAGGATCAAATTCTGGTCCTTAGATGAATATCTGACCAAGGCGGGCATACGGGGCGAGAAAAAAGTCCTTCGCTTCCGGAAGTCTCCATGCGCAATGGCCACCTCCGTTCATTTGCAGCGGGAAATCCTGGGGCTGTTACGTGGCCAAGAGACGGGTGATGATGGTGTCATTCTGGCCCATATCAAACAAGCACGGTTAAAGGCACTCCTGATCGAGATACAAGTATTGACCTCTGAGTGCGGAGGGAATCCTGCCAAGCCCCTTCAACTCATTGGGGACTATCTGGCGGCCTTCCCAGATACCAAGGAAAGTGTCTTGGTGGGTGTTGTGGTGTCGTTAGCGGAGGATGGGAAGCAGGGGTTGTGGAAACGTTGGCTCGGGAGCGATCTGTTCGAGAAGACCATTCAGGAGATAGAAGAACGGTATCGCGATGGTTCCAAGCTCCTGGTCGAGGTGTTGCCACGGTTGACTTCTCCAAAGGTAGCTGACGTCCGACGTTGGTTGGAGCATGACCTCGTGAGGCCATCCGCCAAGAGAGTAGGGGAGGCAGAGATCGAGGCGATATTTCAGGGTCGCGACAGTCTGCCGATGGACGATCTGTACACGAAATTGACTGACTTGCTGGAAAAACAGAGACGGTAA
- a CDS encoding MoxR family ATPase → MPFPYITGRAQQPPSQPVDLPQPSRAKQLDPAGYLMDQPLVDAVNVALLLSQPLLVTGEPGTGKTQLAYRVAWELGLGKPLRFDTKSGSTARDVLYRYDTLRRFHAANTNSGSQENLDYLTYVALGEAIVLSRKREEVQKLLPSNFKRTGPCRSVVLIDEIDKAPRDFPNDLLLEIDALRFSIPELNDEIEADPNLRPVLVLTSNSEQNLPDAFLRRCIYYHIPLPDRTRLAEIVQSRLPDISPVRDNSPLLDSALDFFHEVRELDLGKPPSTAELLNWLQTLEKYGVEPSMKVTEDPEPLKKSLSTLAKTQEDRDYLSTWVQQQFAKRP, encoded by the coding sequence GTGCCATTTCCATACATTACAGGAAGAGCTCAGCAACCGCCGTCACAACCGGTGGATTTGCCACAACCGTCTAGAGCCAAACAGCTGGATCCCGCCGGCTACCTCATGGATCAGCCGTTAGTGGACGCCGTCAATGTGGCGTTGCTGCTTAGCCAACCGTTGCTGGTGACCGGAGAGCCCGGCACTGGGAAAACCCAACTGGCCTACCGAGTAGCGTGGGAATTGGGTCTCGGGAAGCCCTTACGGTTTGACACAAAATCAGGGAGTACCGCACGAGATGTCCTCTATCGCTATGACACCCTCAGGCGCTTCCATGCTGCGAATACAAATTCGGGAAGCCAGGAGAATCTGGACTATTTGACCTATGTGGCCTTGGGGGAGGCCATCGTTTTGTCCCGCAAGAGAGAAGAGGTGCAGAAACTTCTTCCGTCGAACTTCAAGCGCACAGGACCCTGCCGCAGCGTGGTCCTGATCGATGAGATCGACAAAGCACCACGAGACTTTCCAAACGATCTCCTGTTGGAGATCGATGCCCTGCGGTTCAGCATCCCAGAGCTGAACGACGAGATTGAAGCCGATCCGAACCTTCGGCCCGTGTTGGTGCTGACCAGTAATTCGGAACAGAATCTGCCGGATGCCTTTCTGCGCCGGTGTATTTACTATCACATCCCCTTACCGGATCGGACAAGGCTGGCCGAGATTGTTCAAAGCCGACTCCCGGACATCAGCCCGGTGCGAGACAATTCGCCACTGCTGGATTCGGCGCTGGACTTTTTTCATGAAGTCCGGGAATTGGACCTGGGAAAGCCCCCGTCGACGGCTGAGCTGCTCAACTGGCTGCAGACGCTTGAAAAATACGGTGTTGAACCAAGCATGAAGGTCACGGAAGACCCGGAACCGTTGAAGAAAAGTCTCAGCACGCTCGCGAAAACCCAAGAAGACAGGGATTATTTGTCGACCTGGGTTCAGCAACAATTTGCCAAACGTCCCTGA
- a CDS encoding SUMF1/EgtB/PvdO family nonheme iron enzyme, whose protein sequence is MADLRQELGSEGILWLAACAAYPEIHWALTLEWGARLFGQGSTAETSLPKLTSLVWFRHAFMPDWFRAALYDQVTAQEAERISQELGEIISALNPESGDTLQLKIAMPSGARQQAAPPVAGLRGWLEKFRRKSAIQEMGRAAESGSPMRDYVMLQYLSGKQGKALTPYAPKALLTLLFSKGQPWLGFRPLFLVMAACLVSNGIWWWKNPAPIPLPSPIVDVGFLGDSNEVILKRENGRVERWGQKGEEFVLVESGEQNTFTDRLTKVRMGQQTVSDPEGYLELIYQKEGRLRVVSREDGRELAREVAPTAQIASLHWPAGIDGFLVVANADVPELMKLNGLGGLHQLEIARKAYEKTSGEAKNRVRMEKAKLVDSKRQSDSIAKNITAAERSAEDKVAQSVPCGKFVPSSSGGPFNLDYQNRGTYFEGVRPKPVSGYDIELISVMADYGDKDFLIPDCLRLRFYLREAVPVQITVREQEVRLYYWLDKIIPTAPWKVGLNEFSWPTGRVLKRLDEKLNVSELGVLIRLGRQTPAAAEDVAPAILYHTRLPEKISGYMFTMKANGDARLTCKVFQEGKSTELMTQNFRRIPGGRPFTVRWDAAGAQEGRYALDCNGYSLDTNQPVRQRVRFYHQPFVRTESITSPARGDVTDSEKESKMQQTAAEATKSAPQIIGEERESKVLIPTEEMIGSTKTEKNIVSSVNAEVIEHLKRGVVMIRAQEEGKTKFGTGFVVRRETDVAYIVTAAHVVTGDRRVGVTFYTMQDTAYPATVVNVERGEPGLALLLVKVPPTTLAGLGVLSLDTSTRFAGGEDILMIASHASGGGWEILKGNVVSRKGRTLNIDADVQDGDSGGPIIHNARVVGLVTARARHALAATAVTLQEYLEGVGIVPQENKSLQRPVEKEITGKDSLDSLPAPQSPEQTQQQAMKQQLPEQQSVEKLPLRIGGKDGAPMVLVAAGEFMMGSQEDDKSGQNDERPAHPVFLDAYYIDLYEVTTARYAKFFQETNRPAPEYWSEQVLKQHGHKPVVGVDWNDATAYCERAGKRLPTEAEWEKAARGTDQRLYPWGNQEPTQQRANFGQGRNFKDYAVLTDIGSFEEGKSSYGVYDMAGNVWEWVADWYDGTYYGNRPARNPKGPSSGQYRVLRGGSWSGGPASVLSVYRSRLTPMARSGDLGFRCAQDIPK, encoded by the coding sequence ATGGCCGACCTCCGACAGGAACTAGGGTCGGAAGGGATCCTCTGGTTAGCGGCTTGTGCTGCCTACCCGGAAATTCACTGGGCACTGACGCTGGAATGGGGTGCCCGCCTCTTTGGACAGGGCTCTACTGCGGAAACGTCTCTACCGAAGCTCACATCACTTGTGTGGTTCCGGCATGCCTTTATGCCGGATTGGTTCCGAGCAGCGCTCTATGACCAGGTGACGGCGCAAGAAGCGGAGCGGATCAGTCAGGAACTTGGCGAAATTATCAGTGCGCTGAATCCTGAAAGTGGCGACACGCTCCAACTCAAAATCGCCATGCCATCAGGGGCAAGACAACAAGCCGCTCCTCCAGTTGCAGGGCTCCGCGGTTGGCTCGAGAAGTTTCGTCGTAAATCGGCAATACAAGAAATGGGACGAGCCGCCGAGTCAGGCAGCCCTATGCGTGACTATGTCATGCTGCAATATCTCTCTGGCAAACAGGGGAAAGCTCTGACACCCTATGCGCCCAAGGCGTTGCTGACACTTCTCTTTTCCAAAGGGCAACCCTGGTTAGGGTTTCGACCGCTTTTCCTCGTGATGGCCGCGTGCCTGGTGTCCAATGGCATCTGGTGGTGGAAAAATCCTGCACCTATACCCTTACCGTCGCCCATCGTCGATGTAGGGTTTTTGGGGGACTCGAATGAAGTGATCCTCAAGCGAGAAAACGGGCGCGTTGAACGCTGGGGCCAGAAGGGTGAAGAATTCGTTCTCGTGGAATCTGGGGAACAGAATACCTTTACCGATCGCTTGACTAAGGTGAGGATGGGTCAGCAGACCGTGTCTGATCCGGAAGGATATTTGGAGCTGATCTACCAGAAAGAAGGGCGGCTCCGAGTGGTCAGTCGTGAGGATGGACGGGAACTCGCACGAGAAGTGGCACCCACTGCGCAGATAGCCAGCCTGCACTGGCCAGCCGGTATTGACGGGTTCTTGGTAGTCGCCAACGCAGACGTTCCTGAATTGATGAAACTGAATGGGCTGGGGGGCCTGCATCAACTCGAAATTGCGAGAAAGGCGTATGAAAAAACATCTGGTGAAGCGAAAAACAGAGTCAGAATGGAGAAGGCGAAACTCGTGGATTCCAAGCGGCAGTCCGACTCAATTGCTAAGAATATCACTGCCGCGGAAAGGTCTGCGGAAGATAAAGTGGCACAGTCAGTGCCCTGTGGAAAATTCGTCCCGTCGAGCTCCGGCGGACCGTTCAATTTGGACTATCAGAATCGGGGAACATATTTTGAGGGCGTTCGGCCAAAGCCAGTGTCGGGGTATGACATCGAGCTAATCTCCGTTATGGCCGATTATGGGGATAAGGATTTTCTGATCCCAGACTGCCTGCGACTTCGGTTCTACTTGAGGGAGGCTGTCCCAGTCCAGATCACTGTGAGGGAACAGGAAGTCCGACTTTACTATTGGTTGGACAAGATCATCCCAACTGCACCATGGAAAGTCGGCTTAAACGAATTTAGCTGGCCCACGGGAAGGGTGTTGAAGCGGCTTGATGAAAAACTGAACGTCAGCGAGTTGGGAGTCTTGATTCGCTTGGGAAGACAAACTCCAGCTGCGGCGGAGGATGTTGCGCCGGCCATCCTCTACCACACACGGCTGCCCGAGAAGATCAGTGGCTATATGTTCACCATGAAAGCGAACGGCGATGCGCGGCTTACGTGCAAGGTCTTTCAAGAGGGAAAATCAACCGAACTCATGACGCAAAACTTCCGCCGAATTCCTGGCGGCCGGCCGTTCACCGTGCGATGGGATGCGGCAGGTGCGCAAGAAGGCAGGTATGCCCTGGACTGTAACGGCTATTCCCTTGATACCAATCAACCAGTCCGACAGAGGGTTCGGTTCTATCATCAACCCTTTGTTCGGACAGAAAGCATCACATCGCCAGCGCGAGGCGATGTGACCGACAGTGAAAAGGAATCCAAGATGCAACAAACGGCGGCAGAGGCAACGAAATCTGCCCCGCAAATCATTGGTGAGGAGCGTGAATCTAAGGTGCTGATTCCGACTGAGGAGATGATTGGTAGCACCAAAACCGAAAAGAATATCGTCTCCAGTGTCAACGCAGAGGTGATCGAACATCTTAAGAGGGGCGTCGTGATGATCAGAGCGCAGGAGGAAGGGAAGACGAAGTTCGGGACGGGGTTTGTCGTTCGGCGGGAGACAGATGTCGCCTACATTGTAACGGCGGCGCACGTGGTAACAGGTGATCGCCGGGTGGGGGTCACATTCTATACGATGCAAGACACCGCTTATCCCGCCACGGTAGTCAACGTAGAAAGAGGAGAACCCGGACTAGCGCTTCTGTTGGTTAAGGTACCGCCTACGACCTTGGCTGGACTTGGTGTACTTTCTCTGGACACGAGTACCCGATTTGCTGGTGGCGAGGACATTTTGATGATCGCAAGCCATGCATCGGGAGGTGGCTGGGAGATCCTCAAGGGAAATGTAGTGTCACGCAAAGGCCGAACGCTCAATATTGATGCCGACGTTCAAGATGGAGACTCAGGTGGCCCAATCATCCACAATGCTCGGGTTGTCGGTCTTGTGACAGCACGGGCGCGTCATGCATTGGCGGCCACTGCCGTGACATTACAAGAGTACTTGGAGGGTGTCGGCATCGTCCCTCAAGAGAACAAATCCCTCCAGCGTCCTGTAGAGAAAGAGATTACCGGAAAGGACAGTCTGGACTCTCTGCCAGCGCCACAATCGCCGGAACAGACACAACAACAGGCGATGAAGCAACAACTACCGGAGCAGCAGTCGGTTGAGAAACTTCCTCTGAGAATTGGCGGCAAAGATGGTGCGCCGATGGTGCTGGTAGCAGCTGGGGAGTTTATGATGGGCTCGCAGGAAGATGACAAAAGTGGGCAAAATGACGAGCGACCGGCCCATCCGGTTTTCCTCGATGCCTATTACATCGATCTATATGAAGTGACCACCGCTCGCTATGCAAAATTCTTCCAAGAGACCAACCGGCCCGCACCAGAGTATTGGTCGGAACAGGTCCTGAAACAGCATGGGCACAAACCAGTGGTGGGAGTGGACTGGAACGACGCCACTGCGTACTGTGAGAGAGCTGGTAAGCGCCTCCCAACGGAGGCGGAATGGGAGAAGGCGGCACGAGGCACCGACCAAAGGCTTTATCCTTGGGGGAATCAGGAACCCACTCAGCAACGAGCGAACTTTGGTCAGGGTCGTAATTTTAAAGACTATGCAGTACTCACCGATATCGGGTCTTTTGAGGAAGGGAAGAGTTCCTACGGCGTCTACGACATGGCCGGTAACGTGTGGGAATGGGTGGCTGATTGGTATGATGGGACCTATTACGGCAACAGGCCAGCGCGCAATCCGAAAGGACCCTCCAGCGGCCAATATCGAGTGCTCCGGGGTGGGTCCTGGAGCGGTGGACCGGCCTCTGTACTCTCGGTCTATCGTTCCAGGCTCACACCCATGGCTCGGAGCGGCGATCTCGGGTTTCGCTGTGCCCAGGACATTCCGAAGTAA
- a CDS encoding DUF2283 domain-containing protein gives MALADIQEYVKLIPAVNRAPQHAVWLTYDAEADTLYVNYKKPSHATDSEMTDEDVIIRYEGDEIIGFTVLHASKRLKKTA, from the coding sequence ATGGCCCTAGCGGATATTCAGGAGTATGTGAAGCTGATTCCTGCCGTCAATCGGGCACCGCAGCATGCCGTTTGGCTGACGTACGATGCCGAGGCTGATACGCTATACGTCAATTACAAGAAGCCGAGTCATGCCACGGACAGCGAGATGACCGATGAAGATGTGATCATCCGCTATGAAGGTGATGAGATCATCGGCTTTACTGTGTTGCACGCGAGCAAACGACTCAAGAAAACCGCCTAA
- a CDS encoding PIN domain-containing protein, with protein MILVDTGPFVALFDPQDAEHARCKDILRTTRDALFTTIPVLTEAFHLLTPNSRGADCLRDFVLDGGVSLWFLDQAATARAFELMEQYGDHPMDLADASVIVAAESLRTTKVFTLDLADFQRYRIRRGHRHIKVDIWGQ; from the coding sequence ATGATCCTCGTCGATACGGGACCGTTTGTCGCGCTGTTTGACCCTCAAGATGCCGAACATGCACGATGTAAAGATATTCTTCGCACCACACGAGATGCCCTGTTTACAACCATCCCTGTCCTAACCGAAGCCTTTCATCTCTTAACGCCGAATAGTAGAGGCGCAGACTGTCTTCGGGACTTCGTCCTTGATGGTGGTGTGTCTCTCTGGTTTCTGGATCAAGCTGCGACGGCGCGAGCCTTCGAATTGATGGAACAGTACGGCGATCACCCGATGGATCTGGCAGACGCGTCCGTCATTGTCGCCGCAGAATCACTCCGCACCACCAAGGTATTTACCCTCGATCTTGCCGACTTTCAGCGATACCGCATCCGCCGTGGGCATCGCCACATCAAAGTGGATATTTGGGGCCAATAA
- the hemE gene encoding uroporphyrinogen decarboxylase: protein MNDRFLRACRREPVDCTPVWFMRQAGRYMSEYRTLRAKHSILEMCKTPELAAQVTLQPINRFPLDAAIIFADILLPLEPMGISLEFAAGEGPVIHNPVRDRAAVDHLKVIDGDELEYVAEAIHQARRALDGRVPLIGFAGAPFTLASYAIEGGGSRNYLHTKQMMYSDPTAWHRLMDKFAGVLTGYLRRQIKAGAQAIQLFDSWVGCLSASDYTEYVMPHVQRIFDGLKREGVPMIHFGTGTTAILRQMREAGGDVIGIDWRVHLDEAWTMVGHDRAVQGNLDPLALFAPLHEIERRVEDILRRAGGRPGHIFNLGHGILPTTPVEHVAATIDMVHKLSQR, encoded by the coding sequence ATGAACGACCGATTTCTTCGAGCCTGTCGCCGCGAACCAGTCGATTGCACCCCCGTGTGGTTTATGCGCCAGGCAGGACGCTACATGTCCGAGTACCGGACGTTGCGCGCGAAACATTCGATCCTCGAAATGTGCAAGACGCCTGAGCTTGCCGCTCAAGTGACCCTCCAGCCGATCAACCGATTTCCGTTGGACGCTGCCATTATTTTTGCCGACATCCTGCTGCCGTTGGAGCCGATGGGGATCAGTCTCGAGTTTGCAGCGGGAGAAGGGCCCGTCATTCACAACCCGGTTCGTGACCGAGCGGCGGTGGATCACCTCAAAGTCATCGACGGTGACGAACTGGAGTATGTGGCCGAGGCCATCCACCAAGCGCGTCGCGCCCTCGATGGACGAGTGCCGTTGATTGGGTTCGCCGGTGCGCCGTTCACACTTGCGAGCTACGCCATTGAGGGCGGAGGATCCCGCAACTATCTGCACACCAAGCAGATGATGTATAGCGACCCCACCGCCTGGCATCGCCTCATGGACAAGTTCGCGGGCGTGCTGACCGGGTATCTCAGACGACAGATCAAGGCAGGAGCTCAGGCGATTCAGCTCTTTGATAGCTGGGTCGGCTGTCTTTCGGCCAGTGATTACACCGAATACGTCATGCCCCACGTCCAGCGGATTTTCGATGGGCTCAAACGGGAAGGCGTGCCGATGATTCATTTCGGCACCGGCACCACGGCTATCCTACGTCAAATGCGCGAGGCAGGCGGCGATGTCATCGGGATCGACTGGCGGGTTCACCTGGATGAGGCCTGGACCATGGTCGGACATGATCGCGCTGTGCAGGGCAACCTGGATCCGCTCGCGCTGTTTGCGCCGCTCCACGAAATCGAACGTCGCGTGGAGGACATCCTGCGCCGAGCGGGAGGGCGTCCCGGGCACATCTTCAACCTCGGTCACGGCATACTGCCTACGACGCCGGTCGAACACGTGGCCGCAACGATCGACATGGTGCACAAACTCAGCCAACGGTAG
- the hemH gene encoding ferrochelatase — protein sequence MSFPQRHTAVLLMAMGGPDCLENVEPFLLDVRGGRPTPPELVEEIRERYRVTGGKSPAVGITQEVAKKLERRLNGAENSRYKVYVGLRHWHPFIKETYADLLKESPEQIIGVCMAPQQSSLSTGAYRKKVEEARAELGDRTPVTYVGSWNRHPRLIAAIVDNIRNGLLAFPADMRASVPVLFTAHSLPERIVAMKDPYPDEVKGTVDAVTQFLGHQPTYFAYQSQGRSSEPWLGPTVESMLEAIHLAGHRQVLVAPIGFICDHVETLFDIDIELKQLAAKKGMHLERIAMLNDSPPLIETLRDVLTAHESSLCSQS from the coding sequence ATGTCTTTTCCTCAACGCCATACTGCCGTTCTCCTGATGGCTATGGGAGGGCCCGATTGTCTGGAGAACGTCGAGCCGTTTTTGCTCGATGTCAGGGGTGGCCGACCAACGCCTCCTGAACTTGTCGAGGAGATTCGTGAACGGTATCGAGTCACCGGTGGGAAATCGCCGGCCGTCGGCATCACGCAGGAGGTCGCGAAAAAACTCGAGCGGCGACTGAATGGGGCGGAAAACAGCCGCTACAAGGTCTATGTCGGTTTGCGGCATTGGCATCCCTTCATCAAAGAAACGTACGCTGATCTGCTGAAAGAATCACCGGAACAGATCATCGGGGTCTGTATGGCCCCGCAACAGTCCTCCTTGAGTACCGGAGCCTATCGAAAGAAAGTGGAAGAGGCTCGTGCTGAATTGGGGGATCGCACCCCTGTGACGTATGTCGGGAGTTGGAACCGACATCCTCGGCTGATCGCAGCGATTGTCGACAACATTCGGAATGGACTACTCGCCTTTCCTGCCGATATGCGAGCCTCGGTGCCAGTGCTGTTTACTGCCCATAGTCTGCCGGAACGGATCGTGGCAATGAAGGATCCCTATCCTGACGAAGTGAAGGGTACGGTCGACGCTGTGACACAGTTTCTGGGTCATCAACCGACCTACTTTGCCTATCAAAGTCAGGGGCGATCAAGCGAACCGTGGCTGGGACCAACCGTGGAATCGATGTTGGAAGCTATTCATCTGGCGGGACACCGCCAGGTGCTGGTGGCGCCTATCGGGTTTATCTGCGACCATGTGGAAACCCTCTTTGATATCGATATTGAATTAAAGCAGTTGGCGGCCAAGAAAGGCATGCATCTTGAGCGCATCGCCATGCTAAACGACTCTCCTCCACTGATCGAGACGTTACGTGACGTCTTGACGGCACACGAATCGTCCCTCTGCAGCCAGTCGTGA